Proteins from a genomic interval of Fibrobacter sp.:
- a CDS encoding acyl-CoA thioesterase, whose protein sequence is MRNTDLIPEIANDMTPRKVKDSQTETHAIVHPDNTNALHNAFGGYLMGLMDVAACVVAFNHAGRKVNTISIDGVRFFRPAKLGTILNIHASLNRAFNTSMEIGLKITETDPVNKQELPIAHGYFTFVAIGEDGRPTAVAPVEPETAEEKRRYEQALVRREARIALGKKLV, encoded by the coding sequence ATGAGAAACACCGACCTGATCCCCGAAATTGCGAACGACATGACCCCCCGCAAGGTCAAGGACTCGCAGACCGAAACGCACGCCATTGTGCATCCGGACAACACGAACGCGCTCCACAACGCCTTCGGGGGCTACCTGATGGGCCTCATGGACGTGGCCGCCTGCGTGGTCGCCTTCAACCATGCGGGCCGCAAGGTGAACACCATCTCCATCGACGGGGTAAGGTTCTTCCGCCCGGCAAAACTCGGCACCATCCTGAACATCCACGCGAGCCTGAACCGCGCGTTCAACACCTCGATGGAAATCGGTCTGAAAATCACCGAGACCGACCCGGTAAACAAGCAGGAACTGCCCATCGCGCACGGCTACTTCACGTTCGTCGCCATCGGCGAAGACGGCCGCCCCACCGCGGTCGCCCCGGTAGAGCCCGAAACCGCCGAAGAAAAGCGCAGGTACGAACAGGCGCTTGTCCGCCGCGAAGCCCGAATTGCATTAGGGAAGAAGCTGGTATAG